A stretch of Polypterus senegalus isolate Bchr_013 chromosome 5, ASM1683550v1, whole genome shotgun sequence DNA encodes these proteins:
- the ythdf3 gene encoding YTH domain-containing family protein 3 isoform X1, producing the protein MSATSVDQRPKGQGNKVQNGSMHQKDAVNEDDFEPYLSNQTNQSSSYPPMSDPYMPSYYAPSFGLPYSLGEAAWSTAGDPPMPYLTTYGQMSNGEHHFIPDGVFSQPGALGNTPPFLSQHGFNFFPGNADFSTWGTSGSQGQSTQSSAYSNSYGYPPSSLGRAITDGQAGFGSDTQLSKVPGLSSIEQGMAGLKLGADMAVAVTKTVGSALGAAAGMSSMAANSMPPVSSSAPKSTSWAAIARKPAKPQPKLKPKANMTMGGATIPPPPIKHNMNIGTWDDKGPMAKSPLAQQVLTAQPLVQQQLLAQPQALIQNQLPPQQQQHMQSTQPPPQLPHGSPLQHQHQTVQPQQQQVLSQQQPPSQQQPPPPQNRWIAPRNRGVGFNQSSGAENFALGVGVAVSAATASLEVHPVLEKLKALNNYNPKDFDWNLKNGRVFIIKSYSEDDIHRSIKYSIWCSTEHGNKRLDAAFRSLGAKGPLYLLFSVNGSGHFCGVAEMKSIVDYNAYAGVWSQDKWKGKFEVKWIFVKDVPNNQLRHIRLENNDNKPVTNSRDTQEVPLEKAKQVLKIIATFKHTTSIFDDFAHYEKRQEEEDAIRRERNRNKQ; encoded by the exons TGCAAAATGGTTCAATGCATCAAAAGGATGCAGTAAATGAAGATGATTTTGAGCCTTACTTAAGCAACCAGACAAATCAG AGTAGCAGCTATCCACCAATGTCGGACCCCTACATGCCTAGCTATTATGCGCCGTCATTTGGATTACCATACTCCTTAGGTGAAGCTGCCTGGTCTACAGCAGGAGATCCTCCCATGCCCTACTTAACTACCTATGGACAGATGAGCAATGGTGAACACCACTTTATCCCAGATGGTGTTTTTAGTCAGCCTGGTGCTTTAGGAAATACACCTCCTTTCCTCAGCCAACATGGATTCAACTTTTTTCCTGGCAATGCAGACTTTTCCACCTGGGGGACCAGTGGCTCTCAGGGACAGTCAACACAGAGCTCTGCTTATAGTAACAGTTATGGATACCCACCTAGTTCCTTAGGCCGTGCTATTACAGATGGACAAGCTGGATTTGGTAGTGACACTCAGCTTAGCAAGGTTCCAGGGCTTAGCAGTATTGAGCAAGGCATGGCAGGTCTGAAACTGGGTGCAGATATGGCAGTAGCTGTAACTAAAACTGTGGGTTCTGCTTTAGGAGCTGCAGCAGGAATGAGCAGCATGGCAGCTAACAGTATGCCACCAGTTAGCTCGTCTGCTCCTAAGTCCACTTCTTGGGCAGCAATTGCTCGGAAGCCAGCAAAGCCTCAACCCAAACTTAAGCCTAAAGCAAATATGACAATGGGTGGTGCCACCATTCCTCCACCTCCAATAAAGCACAATATGAACATCGGTACCTGGGATGATAAGGGGCCCATGGCAAAATCCCCACTAGCACAACAAGTGTTAACTGCTCAGCCACTTGTCCAACAACAGCTCCTAGCACAGCCACAAGCCTTGATCCAGAACCAGCTGCCCCCTCAGCAACAACAGCATATGCAGTCCACACAGCCTCCTCCGCAGTTGCCCCATGGATCCCCATTACAGCACCAGCATCAGACAGTTCAGCCTCAGCAGCAGCAAGTGCTTTCACAGCAACAGCCCCCTTCTCAACAGcagccaccaccaccacaaaacCGATGGATAGCACCTCGAAACAGAGGTGTTGGGTTCAATCAGAGCAGTGGTGCTGAGAACTTTGCCTTGGGTGTGGGCGTGGCTGTGAGTGCTGCTACTGCATCTCTTGAGGTACACCCTGTGCTAGAAAAACTTAAGGCCCTCAACAACTACAATCCCAAAGACTTTGACTGGAACCTGAAGAATGGTCGCGTGTTCATCATCAAAAGCTACTCTGAAGATGATATACACCGCTCAATCAAGTACTCTATTTGGTGTAGTACTGAGCATGGCAACAAACGACTGGATGCAGCATTCCGCTCACTTGGTGCCAAGGGTCCTCTATACTTGCTCTTCAGCGTTAATGGAAGTGGACATTTTTGTGGTGTAGCAGAGATGAAGTCTATAGTTGACTATAATGCTTATGCTGGTGTATGGTCTCAGGATAAATGGAAGGGGAAATTTGAAGTTAAATGGATCTTTGTTAAAGATGTTCCCAACAACCAGCTACGACATATTCGGTTGGAAAACAATGACAACAAACCGGTTACCAACTCCAGGGACACTCAAGAAGTGCCCCTGGAAAAGGCTAAGCAAGTCCTTAAAATCATAGCGACTTTCAAGCATACCACCTCAATCTTTGATGACTTTGCACATTATGAAAAGCGACAGGAGGAAGAGGATGCCATCCGTCGG
- the ythdf3 gene encoding YTH domain-containing family protein 3 isoform X2 yields the protein MHQKDAVNEDDFEPYLSNQTNQSSSYPPMSDPYMPSYYAPSFGLPYSLGEAAWSTAGDPPMPYLTTYGQMSNGEHHFIPDGVFSQPGALGNTPPFLSQHGFNFFPGNADFSTWGTSGSQGQSTQSSAYSNSYGYPPSSLGRAITDGQAGFGSDTQLSKVPGLSSIEQGMAGLKLGADMAVAVTKTVGSALGAAAGMSSMAANSMPPVSSSAPKSTSWAAIARKPAKPQPKLKPKANMTMGGATIPPPPIKHNMNIGTWDDKGPMAKSPLAQQVLTAQPLVQQQLLAQPQALIQNQLPPQQQQHMQSTQPPPQLPHGSPLQHQHQTVQPQQQQVLSQQQPPSQQQPPPPQNRWIAPRNRGVGFNQSSGAENFALGVGVAVSAATASLEVHPVLEKLKALNNYNPKDFDWNLKNGRVFIIKSYSEDDIHRSIKYSIWCSTEHGNKRLDAAFRSLGAKGPLYLLFSVNGSGHFCGVAEMKSIVDYNAYAGVWSQDKWKGKFEVKWIFVKDVPNNQLRHIRLENNDNKPVTNSRDTQEVPLEKAKQVLKIIATFKHTTSIFDDFAHYEKRQEEEDAIRRERNRNKQ from the exons ATGCATCAAAAGGATGCAGTAAATGAAGATGATTTTGAGCCTTACTTAAGCAACCAGACAAATCAG AGTAGCAGCTATCCACCAATGTCGGACCCCTACATGCCTAGCTATTATGCGCCGTCATTTGGATTACCATACTCCTTAGGTGAAGCTGCCTGGTCTACAGCAGGAGATCCTCCCATGCCCTACTTAACTACCTATGGACAGATGAGCAATGGTGAACACCACTTTATCCCAGATGGTGTTTTTAGTCAGCCTGGTGCTTTAGGAAATACACCTCCTTTCCTCAGCCAACATGGATTCAACTTTTTTCCTGGCAATGCAGACTTTTCCACCTGGGGGACCAGTGGCTCTCAGGGACAGTCAACACAGAGCTCTGCTTATAGTAACAGTTATGGATACCCACCTAGTTCCTTAGGCCGTGCTATTACAGATGGACAAGCTGGATTTGGTAGTGACACTCAGCTTAGCAAGGTTCCAGGGCTTAGCAGTATTGAGCAAGGCATGGCAGGTCTGAAACTGGGTGCAGATATGGCAGTAGCTGTAACTAAAACTGTGGGTTCTGCTTTAGGAGCTGCAGCAGGAATGAGCAGCATGGCAGCTAACAGTATGCCACCAGTTAGCTCGTCTGCTCCTAAGTCCACTTCTTGGGCAGCAATTGCTCGGAAGCCAGCAAAGCCTCAACCCAAACTTAAGCCTAAAGCAAATATGACAATGGGTGGTGCCACCATTCCTCCACCTCCAATAAAGCACAATATGAACATCGGTACCTGGGATGATAAGGGGCCCATGGCAAAATCCCCACTAGCACAACAAGTGTTAACTGCTCAGCCACTTGTCCAACAACAGCTCCTAGCACAGCCACAAGCCTTGATCCAGAACCAGCTGCCCCCTCAGCAACAACAGCATATGCAGTCCACACAGCCTCCTCCGCAGTTGCCCCATGGATCCCCATTACAGCACCAGCATCAGACAGTTCAGCCTCAGCAGCAGCAAGTGCTTTCACAGCAACAGCCCCCTTCTCAACAGcagccaccaccaccacaaaacCGATGGATAGCACCTCGAAACAGAGGTGTTGGGTTCAATCAGAGCAGTGGTGCTGAGAACTTTGCCTTGGGTGTGGGCGTGGCTGTGAGTGCTGCTACTGCATCTCTTGAGGTACACCCTGTGCTAGAAAAACTTAAGGCCCTCAACAACTACAATCCCAAAGACTTTGACTGGAACCTGAAGAATGGTCGCGTGTTCATCATCAAAAGCTACTCTGAAGATGATATACACCGCTCAATCAAGTACTCTATTTGGTGTAGTACTGAGCATGGCAACAAACGACTGGATGCAGCATTCCGCTCACTTGGTGCCAAGGGTCCTCTATACTTGCTCTTCAGCGTTAATGGAAGTGGACATTTTTGTGGTGTAGCAGAGATGAAGTCTATAGTTGACTATAATGCTTATGCTGGTGTATGGTCTCAGGATAAATGGAAGGGGAAATTTGAAGTTAAATGGATCTTTGTTAAAGATGTTCCCAACAACCAGCTACGACATATTCGGTTGGAAAACAATGACAACAAACCGGTTACCAACTCCAGGGACACTCAAGAAGTGCCCCTGGAAAAGGCTAAGCAAGTCCTTAAAATCATAGCGACTTTCAAGCATACCACCTCAATCTTTGATGACTTTGCACATTATGAAAAGCGACAGGAGGAAGAGGATGCCATCCGTCGG